A stretch of Oscillospiraceae bacterium DNA encodes these proteins:
- the tsaB gene encoding tRNA (adenosine(37)-N6)-threonylcarbamoyltransferase complex dimerization subunit type 1 TsaB has protein sequence MKILAIDSSTSTAAVGIGDNGKILVSRFTNNGLTHSQTLMPMVAECLEQCGLTMKQIDAVAVTVGPGSFTGVRIGISTAKGLAMGADIGVIPVSSLAALAENGAGEKTLLCPAFDARCGQVYNALFDDLKRLTPDRALTIVQLRDELAGKPVALSGDGAKLCFEQIPNAVLAPEEKRFIIADGILAAAQKETPIDFGNINPVYLRLSQAEREKLKNS, from the coding sequence ATGAAAATTCTTGCAATCGACTCCTCCACTTCCACCGCAGCCGTCGGAATCGGCGATAACGGCAAAATATTGGTTTCAAGATTCACCAACAACGGCCTGACACATTCTCAAACTCTGATGCCGATGGTCGCTGAGTGTCTTGAGCAGTGCGGATTAACCATGAAGCAGATTGACGCGGTTGCGGTCACGGTCGGCCCTGGTTCATTCACCGGTGTACGAATCGGGATCAGCACTGCCAAAGGGCTTGCCATGGGTGCGGACATCGGTGTCATCCCGGTGTCGTCGCTTGCGGCGTTAGCCGAGAACGGAGCGGGGGAGAAAACACTGCTCTGCCCGGCCTTCGACGCCCGCTGCGGGCAGGTCTATAACGCGTTGTTCGACGATTTGAAGCGTTTGACGCCCGACCGCGCGTTAACGATTGTTCAATTGCGCGACGAACTTGCGGGAAAGCCGGTTGCATTGTCTGGCGACGGCGCAAAACTCTGTTTCGAACAAATCCCGAATGCCGTATTAGCCCCTGAAGAAAAACGTTTTATTATTGCCGACGGAATTTTAGCCGCCGCGCAAAAGGAAACACCGATTGATTTTGGAAACATCAACCCCGTCTATCTCCGCCTGTCGCAAGCGGAGCGGGAGAAGTTAAAAAATAGTTAA
- the tsaE gene encoding tRNA (adenosine(37)-N6)-threonylcarbamoyltransferase complex ATPase subunit type 1 TsaE, translating to MRGKFVAKNQKETELLAQKFAEELRGGEVIAFFGDLGSGKTTFTSALAKALGCPETVTSPTFVIMNRYSGRLVVNHFDMYRINDFDGLYSTGYFDVAGQPDSVTLIEWSENIIDLIPQPLYKIVVSQGTTLDERIFVFIQFTEDEKA from the coding sequence TTGCGCGGGAAATTCGTCGCGAAAAACCAAAAAGAAACCGAATTGCTGGCGCAAAAGTTCGCCGAAGAACTGCGCGGCGGCGAGGTAATCGCCTTTTTCGGTGATCTCGGCAGCGGTAAAACCACTTTCACTTCAGCGCTTGCAAAAGCGCTCGGATGCCCCGAGACGGTCACCAGCCCGACTTTTGTAATTATGAATCGGTATTCAGGGCGGCTGGTTGTCAATCATTTTGACATGTACCGCATCAATGATTTCGATGGTCTTTATTCCACCGGTTATTTCGATGTCGCCGGTCAGCCTGATTCGGTGACGCTGATTGAATGGAGCGAAAATATTATCGATTTAATCCCGCAGCCGTTGTATAAAATCGTTGTATCGCAGGGTACGACACTCGACGAGCGGATTTTTGTGTTTATCCAATTTACAGAGGACGAAAAAGCATGA
- the rpiB gene encoding ribose 5-phosphate isomerase B, which produces MIVIASDHGGYELKNAIGAWLKENGYEFIDCGTNSAESVDYPLYAKLAAQQILSGKCERGIICCGTGIGISIAANRFKGIRAANCESVCSAEMCRRHNNANILCLGGRTNTVEHALEMVKVFLNTGFDGGERHERRIRMMDEPTI; this is translated from the coding sequence ATGATTGTCATCGCATCGGATCACGGCGGATATGAATTAAAAAATGCTATCGGAGCATGGCTCAAAGAAAACGGTTATGAATTCATCGACTGTGGTACCAACTCCGCCGAGTCGGTGGATTATCCCCTTTATGCCAAGCTGGCCGCACAGCAGATTTTATCAGGCAAATGCGAGCGGGGAATCATCTGCTGCGGAACCGGCATCGGAATCAGCATTGCGGCGAACCGTTTCAAAGGCATCCGTGCGGCGAACTGTGAGAGTGTCTGCAGCGCCGAGATGTGCCGCCGCCACAACAACGCAAACATCCTCTGTCTTGGCGGCAGGACCAACACGGTCGAGCACGCGCTTGAGATGGTCAAAGTTTTTTTAAACACCGGTTTCGATGGCGGTGAGCGCCACGAGCGCCGTATCAGGATGATGGACGAACCGACTATTTAA